The following proteins are co-located in the Streptomyces asiaticus genome:
- a CDS encoding response regulator transcription factor, producing the protein MIYPADIDRSTADQTRLLLVEDDRETADMLAELFNSEGYDVDVAFDGHRGLHLALGRRHQVMVIDRILPGIEGLDLVKRLRRVGVTTRVLVLTALGALDERVTGLDSGADDYLVKPFEVDELLARVRALHRRDLVDAEVLPLGDGELDLRRREVRLADGTGVELSLREFGLLHALAEGPRMVHERAHLRERVFPDTSAESIVDTYVYYLRRKLGRDVVRTVRGRGYQLGAL; encoded by the coding sequence ATGATCTACCCAGCCGATATAGACCGGTCGACTGCGGATCAGACACGGCTGTTATTGGTCGAGGACGACCGGGAAACCGCAGACATGCTGGCCGAATTATTCAATTCAGAGGGGTACGACGTCGATGTGGCATTCGATGGCCATCGGGGGCTTCATCTCGCTCTGGGACGACGACATCAGGTGATGGTCATCGACCGGATACTTCCGGGCATCGAGGGCCTGGACCTGGTGAAACGATTACGAAGGGTCGGTGTCACCACCCGGGTGCTGGTGCTGACCGCGCTGGGCGCACTCGACGAGCGTGTCACCGGCCTCGACTCCGGCGCGGACGACTATCTGGTCAAGCCCTTCGAAGTGGACGAACTGCTGGCGAGGGTACGGGCGCTGCACCGCCGTGACCTCGTCGACGCGGAAGTCCTTCCGCTCGGCGACGGAGAGCTCGACCTCCGGCGCCGCGAGGTGCGCCTGGCCGACGGCACGGGCGTCGAACTCTCCCTGCGGGAATTCGGACTGCTCCACGCGCTCGCCGAAGGCCCCAGAATGGTGCACGAGCGTGCGCACCTCCGCGAGCGTGTCTTCCCCGACACCTCGGCCGAGTCCATCGTCGACACCTATGTCTACTACCTGCGGCGGAAACTCGGCCGCGATGTCGTCCGCACCGTGCGCGGACGCGGCTACCAGCTGGGGGCGCTGTGA
- a CDS encoding phosphopantetheine-binding protein: MTAESEARPRITTDAVRELLSDPKIFADLPPGLDDDAELALDSLGLVWFLHQLELRYGLEIEPADAFLAEFTSIRRITDYLVDVHEP, from the coding sequence ATGACCGCGGAATCCGAAGCCCGGCCGAGGATCACCACCGACGCCGTCCGGGAACTGCTGTCCGACCCCAAGATCTTCGCCGATCTGCCGCCCGGCCTGGACGACGACGCCGAACTCGCCCTGGACTCGCTGGGACTGGTGTGGTTCCTGCACCAACTGGAGCTGCGCTACGGCCTGGAGATCGAGCCGGCCGACGCGTTCCTCGCCGAATTCACCTCGATACGCCGGATCACCGACTACCTGGTGGACGTCCATGAGCCGTGA
- a CDS encoding phosphopantetheine-binding protein: METQTALQKEIREFVLSTISEEMNHPLAADEISDDSPMGTGGIDIDSLGLIELLLRLERRFDVKFPDSDIEQAGAMNLGDLINDVVKRGATA, from the coding sequence ATGGAGACGCAGACGGCCTTGCAGAAGGAGATCCGCGAGTTCGTGCTCAGCACGATCAGCGAGGAGATGAACCATCCGCTCGCCGCGGACGAGATCAGCGATGACAGCCCCATGGGCACCGGTGGGATCGACATCGACTCACTGGGCCTGATCGAACTGCTCCTCCGCCTGGAGCGCCGGTTCGACGTGAAGTTCCCCGACAGCGACATCGAACAGGCCGGCGCGATGAACCTGGGCGACCTGATCAACGATGTCGTGAAGCGGGGCGCCACGGCATGA
- a CDS encoding 3-dehydroquinate synthase II family protein yields the protein MKFAWIDLRTVPQARLESVVDAAIHTRMQGVLCDDESVLKALPPTVTAVTTAAVTEEKQLYGLDADAAWVDVHDEPSLRLACAAAVALPHTVVRFADPTKIPLEIVLAAADRSAGKLITVCADLEEAATVLDVLERGSDGVLLAPSDAGEVFALARLLEAGTSPLELTTLTVDRIEHHGLGDRVCVDTCTHFAEDEGILVGSYSTGFILCCSETHPLPYMPTRPFRVNAGALHSYVLGPENRTNYLSELGSGSTTLAVNSEGRTRPVTVGRAKLESRPLLTITARSADDTVVSLTVQDDWHVRVLGPGGKVHNVTELRQGDELLGYLATDQRHVGFPIGEFCKEH from the coding sequence ATGAAGTTCGCATGGATCGACCTCCGCACCGTTCCGCAGGCCCGGCTCGAGTCCGTCGTGGACGCCGCCATCCACACCCGGATGCAGGGTGTGCTCTGCGATGACGAATCCGTCCTCAAGGCGCTGCCCCCCACCGTCACCGCCGTCACCACCGCGGCGGTGACCGAGGAGAAGCAGCTGTACGGCCTCGACGCCGACGCGGCGTGGGTCGATGTGCACGACGAACCGTCGCTGCGGCTGGCGTGCGCCGCCGCGGTCGCGCTGCCCCACACCGTGGTCCGCTTCGCCGACCCGACCAAGATCCCCTTGGAGATCGTGCTCGCCGCGGCGGACCGCTCCGCCGGAAAGCTGATCACCGTCTGCGCGGATCTGGAAGAGGCCGCCACCGTGCTGGACGTGCTCGAACGCGGTTCGGACGGAGTCCTGCTGGCGCCCTCCGACGCCGGCGAGGTGTTCGCGCTGGCCCGGCTGCTGGAGGCCGGGACCTCTCCGCTGGAGCTGACCACGCTGACCGTCGACCGCATCGAGCACCACGGGCTCGGCGACCGGGTGTGCGTGGACACCTGCACCCACTTCGCCGAGGACGAGGGCATCCTGGTCGGCTCGTACTCGACCGGTTTCATCCTGTGCTGTAGCGAGACCCATCCGCTGCCGTACATGCCGACCCGTCCGTTCCGGGTCAACGCCGGAGCCCTGCACTCCTATGTGCTCGGCCCGGAGAACCGGACCAACTACCTGAGCGAGCTGGGCTCGGGCAGCACGACCCTGGCCGTCAACTCCGAGGGCCGGACCCGGCCGGTCACGGTCGGCCGGGCCAAGCTGGAGTCACGTCCGCTGCTGACCATCACCGCGCGGTCGGCCGACGACACCGTGGTGAGCCTCACCGTCCAGGACGACTGGCATGTGCGGGTGCTCGGGCCCGGCGGCAAGGTCCACAACGTCACCGAGCTGCGGCAGGGCGACGAACTGCTCGGCTACCTGGCCACGGACCAGCGCCATGTGGGCTTCCCCATCGGCGAGTTCTGCAAGGAACACTGA
- a CDS encoding flavodoxin family protein: protein MSALTDPVRISIACHGGRGHTARLSEAVEAGASRVPHTEVTSIQVDRITDQEWHRLDDADAIVFGAPTYMGTASSAFHTFAEASARRWLTRRWQDKLAAGFTNSGSMAGDKAGTLGYFATFAAQHGMLWVSLGLAPGWNSSAGSEFDPNRLGFYQGAAAQSPVDDRTGTVHKSDLATAEHLGHRVAELTRTVVAGRRALES, encoded by the coding sequence TTGTCCGCCTTGACCGACCCGGTACGCATCTCGATCGCCTGTCACGGCGGACGTGGTCACACCGCCCGGCTGAGTGAGGCCGTAGAAGCCGGGGCGAGCCGGGTTCCGCACACCGAGGTGACATCCATCCAGGTCGACCGGATCACCGATCAGGAATGGCATCGGCTCGACGACGCCGACGCGATCGTCTTCGGTGCGCCGACCTATATGGGCACGGCCTCATCGGCCTTCCACACCTTCGCGGAGGCGAGCGCCAGACGCTGGCTCACCCGCCGCTGGCAGGACAAACTGGCCGCGGGATTCACCAACTCCGGTTCGATGGCCGGGGACAAGGCCGGCACCCTGGGCTATTTCGCCACCTTCGCCGCACAGCACGGCATGCTCTGGGTCAGCCTCGGGCTGGCCCCCGGCTGGAACTCCTCCGCCGGCAGCGAGTTCGACCCGAACCGGCTCGGTTTCTACCAGGGCGCCGCCGCGCAGTCCCCCGTGGACGACAGAACCGGGACGGTGCACAAGTCCGACCTCGCCACCGCGGAACATCTCGGGCACCGGGTCGCGGAACTCACCCGGACCGTCGTCGCGGGCAGACGAGCGCTGGAGTCGTGA
- a CDS encoding class I adenylate-forming enzyme family protein, producing MSAPMRELIDTLFDAHPDDLPYLVHGDHPVSRGEVRAAVDMEAAVFAGHGIGEGHTVMLQIPPSCTQIEVLLALWRLGAQVMLVDHRLKPSEVDALRSLCHPQFLVDAGTAGRSPLTFEPRYEVVTSRYPDGRPATTEHKLVQFSSGSTGLPKVIGRTAASLSAEIERFTRIEGMPVLGERMLLLSSTAHSFGLIAGVLHSLAAGVSAVFARRVSAKDILAAAGGHDVHVIFGTPFHYELLSTARSLPALPSLRAAVSGGEIMPPQTAARFAERFGTGVGESYGTTETGVIAMEVSGASRPSVGRAAPGVRLRIREGELDVWLPDGSPYLHDSGGDRFADGWLRTHDRAELDPSGAVRLLGRGDSLVVIGGLKVDLTEVEAVLCRHPGVSGAVVVHAGATEAYVSVAADGPSAGELLRWCRDRLADYKVPRVVHVLADLPRTSNGKLVRRRDALLARAPDR from the coding sequence ATGAGCGCACCGATGCGGGAGCTCATCGACACGCTGTTCGACGCCCATCCCGACGATCTGCCCTATCTCGTCCACGGCGACCACCCGGTGAGCCGTGGCGAGGTCCGGGCCGCCGTGGACATGGAGGCGGCGGTCTTCGCCGGGCACGGCATCGGCGAGGGGCATACGGTGATGCTCCAGATCCCGCCGAGCTGCACCCAGATAGAGGTCCTGCTCGCGCTGTGGCGGCTGGGCGCCCAGGTGATGCTGGTCGACCACCGGCTCAAACCGTCCGAAGTGGACGCCCTGCGCTCGCTGTGCCATCCGCAGTTCCTGGTCGACGCGGGCACGGCGGGCCGCTCACCGCTCACCTTCGAGCCCAGGTACGAGGTGGTCACCTCCCGGTACCCGGACGGCCGCCCGGCGACGACCGAGCACAAACTGGTGCAGTTCAGCTCGGGTTCCACCGGGCTGCCCAAGGTGATCGGACGGACCGCCGCCTCCCTGTCGGCCGAGATCGAGCGGTTCACCCGGATCGAGGGGATGCCGGTCCTGGGCGAGCGGATGCTGCTGCTGAGCTCGACCGCGCACAGTTTCGGCCTGATCGCCGGGGTGCTGCACTCCCTCGCCGCCGGCGTCTCGGCGGTCTTCGCGCGACGGGTGTCGGCCAAGGACATCCTCGCCGCCGCCGGGGGCCACGACGTCCACGTGATCTTCGGTACCCCGTTCCACTACGAACTGCTCAGCACCGCCCGGAGCCTGCCCGCCCTGCCCTCGCTGCGCGCGGCGGTCTCCGGTGGGGAGATCATGCCGCCGCAGACCGCCGCGCGGTTCGCCGAGCGGTTCGGCACCGGGGTCGGCGAGTCGTACGGGACCACCGAGACGGGCGTCATCGCGATGGAGGTCAGCGGCGCCTCGCGGCCCTCGGTCGGCCGGGCGGCGCCCGGTGTGCGCTTGAGGATCCGCGAGGGCGAGCTGGACGTCTGGCTGCCGGACGGCTCACCGTATCTGCACGACTCCGGCGGCGACCGGTTCGCCGACGGCTGGCTGCGCACCCACGACCGGGCCGAACTGGATCCCTCCGGCGCCGTGCGGCTGCTGGGCCGTGGCGACTCCCTGGTGGTCATCGGCGGCCTCAAGGTCGATCTGACCGAGGTGGAGGCCGTACTGTGCCGGCACCCCGGGGTCAGCGGGGCCGTGGTCGTGCACGCCGGAGCCACCGAAGCCTATGTCTCGGTCGCTGCGGACGGCCCCTCGGCGGGGGAGTTGCTGCGCTGGTGCCGGGACCGGCTGGCCGACTACAAGGTGCCCCGCGTCGTCCACGTCCTGGCGGATCTGCCCCGCACCTCCAACGGCAAGCTGGTCAGGCGCCGCGATGCGCTGCTCGCCCGCGCTCCTGACCGCTGA
- a CDS encoding TetR/AcrR family transcriptional regulator gives MTGIEGNAARHRRPLRADAQRNEDRLLETAAAVFAREGAGASVKDIAREAGVGVGTLYRRFPSKELLVEAVYRQEVRRLCEAAPHLAATLPPVDALRTWMERFIDFMAAKSGMADALRVVLTDDGERLQTRALLAEAIDHLLSSGEGRSAARPEADAQDVLMALGGISLMAAGENRRDLATRLIDLLLRGVVRS, from the coding sequence TTGACCGGCATCGAGGGGAACGCGGCGCGGCACCGCAGGCCGCTGCGCGCCGACGCGCAACGCAACGAGGACCGGCTGCTGGAGACGGCGGCGGCCGTCTTCGCCCGTGAGGGTGCGGGGGCCTCGGTCAAGGACATCGCCCGCGAGGCCGGTGTCGGCGTCGGCACGCTCTACCGCCGGTTCCCGTCCAAGGAACTCCTGGTCGAGGCGGTCTACCGGCAGGAAGTGCGGCGCCTGTGCGAGGCGGCGCCGCACCTCGCCGCCACACTGCCACCGGTGGACGCGCTGCGGACCTGGATGGAGCGCTTCATCGACTTCATGGCCGCCAAGAGCGGGATGGCCGACGCGCTGAGGGTGGTGCTGACCGACGACGGCGAGCGGCTCCAGACCCGGGCCCTGCTCGCCGAGGCGATCGACCACCTGCTGTCGTCCGGGGAGGGCCGGTCGGCGGCGCGGCCGGAAGCCGACGCCCAGGACGTGCTGATGGCCCTCGGCGGGATCAGCCTCATGGCCGCCGGCGAGAACCGGCGCGACCTGGCCACCCGCCTCATCGACCTGCTGCTGCGCGGCGTCGTGAGGAGCTGA
- a CDS encoding sensor histidine kinase translates to MPIRFPRRTARSPEQRRLAAAQWTITWRISLVMSVIMLIVGGIVYTVVLFAQRADAERETQWGIDHNTVESPPVCVWMTVERDGVVSSTPGTPAGLPVRSSLAAVRAGARVVLERVERGGEQYTVRTARRGPELVQAAYGERFQRADRNHLLLAFAAAEAVGLLLVAVASGMLARRSMEPLSEALDRQRRFVADASHELRTPLTQLHTRAQLLARRSGSETPQQLATDLQRLVTGTRQLGDVIDDLLLSARLPQSPGSRDPVDLTALAEEAVSAEDARAQEMGLTVRLRPGPGRHVVVGTAPALRRVIAALVDNAMGHTPPGGEVTVSVDAPLPGLVSLSVRDTGVGFAPEEAAGLFERFARGSAGRGRRFGLGLALAREVVESHGGRITADGRPGHGALFTVELPAARTGEAVPRERTIASCLSVGGRRPDVPGG, encoded by the coding sequence ATGCCGATCCGTTTTCCGCGCCGCACGGCGCGGAGCCCCGAGCAGCGCAGGCTCGCCGCCGCCCAGTGGACGATCACCTGGCGGATCTCGCTGGTGATGTCGGTGATCATGCTGATCGTCGGGGGCATCGTCTACACCGTCGTGCTGTTCGCCCAGCGCGCCGACGCGGAGCGCGAGACCCAGTGGGGCATCGACCACAACACCGTCGAGAGCCCGCCGGTCTGTGTGTGGATGACCGTGGAGCGGGACGGAGTGGTCAGCAGTACCCCCGGCACCCCCGCCGGACTGCCCGTGAGATCCAGTCTGGCCGCGGTCCGCGCGGGCGCTCGCGTGGTGCTGGAACGGGTGGAGCGAGGCGGTGAACAGTACACGGTGCGCACCGCCCGGCGTGGCCCGGAGCTCGTCCAGGCCGCGTACGGGGAGCGGTTCCAGCGCGCGGACCGCAACCATCTGCTGCTCGCCTTCGCGGCGGCCGAGGCGGTCGGTCTGCTGCTCGTCGCGGTCGCCAGCGGCATGCTGGCGCGGCGGTCGATGGAGCCGCTCTCCGAGGCGCTGGACCGGCAGCGGCGGTTCGTCGCGGACGCCAGCCACGAGCTGCGCACCCCGCTGACCCAGTTGCACACCCGCGCCCAGCTGCTGGCCCGGCGCTCCGGCTCCGAGACCCCCCAGCAGCTGGCCACCGACCTCCAGCGCCTGGTGACCGGCACCCGCCAGCTCGGCGACGTCATCGACGACCTGCTGCTGTCCGCGCGGCTGCCCCAGTCGCCGGGCTCCCGCGATCCGGTCGACCTGACCGCGCTCGCCGAGGAGGCGGTGTCCGCCGAGGACGCCCGGGCCCAGGAGATGGGGCTGACCGTGCGTCTGCGGCCCGGGCCGGGGCGGCATGTGGTGGTGGGCACCGCGCCGGCCCTGCGCCGGGTGATCGCCGCGCTGGTCGACAACGCGATGGGGCACACCCCGCCCGGCGGGGAGGTGACGGTGTCCGTGGACGCCCCGCTTCCCGGCCTCGTGTCGCTGTCCGTACGCGACACCGGCGTGGGCTTCGCACCGGAGGAGGCCGCGGGCCTCTTCGAGCGGTTCGCCAGGGGTTCCGCCGGCCGCGGCAGACGGTTCGGACTCGGACTGGCGCTCGCCCGCGAGGTGGTCGAAAGCCACGGGGGGCGGATCACCGCGGACGGGCGACCGGGGCACGGTGCGCTGTTCACCGTGGAGCTGCCGGCGGCGCGGACCGGGGAGGCGGTTCCCCGGGAGCGGACGATCGCGTCGTGTCTCTCCGTCGGAGGCAGACGGCCCGACGTCCCCGGGGGCTGA
- a CDS encoding 2-amino-3,7-dideoxy-D-threo-hept-6-ulosonate synthase — translation MTDIGKSFRMRRLSVAGDGRYLFVPLDHSVSDGPVVSQARWNGLLRALVDGGADAVVVHKGRARAIAPDILRHCALVVHLSAGTVHAADTGAKVLVGDVEEAVRLGADAVSVHVNLGSDTEHQQLKDLGTVAASCDLWNMPLLAMIYPRGPRIADPHDPALLAHAVNIAADLGADLVKTSIALPMERMAEVVNSCPLPILAAGGPPDGSDLVSHGTSLMLAGCRGLAVGRRIFSSPSPSSLVARLAAVVHAAEAGTPPQPSPIATGAA, via the coding sequence ATGACCGATATTGGTAAATCATTCCGGATGCGGAGGCTCTCGGTCGCGGGGGACGGAAGATATCTTTTCGTCCCGCTCGACCACAGTGTGTCCGATGGGCCGGTGGTGTCCCAGGCCCGCTGGAACGGGCTGCTGAGGGCACTGGTGGACGGCGGCGCGGACGCGGTCGTCGTCCACAAGGGCCGGGCGCGGGCGATCGCACCGGACATCCTGCGTCACTGCGCCCTGGTGGTTCACTTGAGCGCCGGCACCGTGCACGCGGCCGACACCGGCGCCAAGGTGCTCGTCGGCGACGTCGAAGAGGCCGTACGGCTGGGCGCGGACGCGGTGAGCGTGCATGTGAATCTCGGATCGGACACCGAGCACCAGCAGCTCAAGGATCTCGGGACCGTCGCGGCCTCGTGCGACCTGTGGAACATGCCGCTGCTCGCGATGATCTACCCGAGGGGGCCGCGGATCGCCGATCCGCACGACCCGGCGCTGCTCGCCCATGCCGTCAACATCGCCGCGGATCTCGGCGCCGACCTCGTGAAGACCTCGATCGCCCTGCCGATGGAGCGGATGGCCGAGGTGGTGAACAGCTGTCCGCTGCCGATCCTCGCCGCGGGCGGCCCGCCCGACGGCTCGGACCTGGTCAGCCATGGGACCTCGTTGATGCTCGCGGGCTGCCGGGGCCTCGCGGTGGGCCGCCGGATCTTCTCCTCGCCCTCACCCTCCTCACTGGTGGCACGACTCGCCGCCGTGGTGCACGCCGCCGAAGCCGGAACGCCCCCCCAGCCCTCGCCGATCGCGACAGGAGCCGCATGA
- a CDS encoding MFS transporter, which produces MSHRPAAPTAAGDEGHTVATPARQWWTVAVAVLAQTLVLLDNTVLNVAMETLADPVHGLGASAADLAWANASYSLVFAAGSFAGGALADRYGPRRTLVAGLTLLACASALAAFSDGATELIVTRGFMGAGGALITPATLAIVTRGTAPADRTRAIAVWASAGGAAVALGPVVGGALLTRFWWGSVFLVNLPVVAVCLIGAGLLVPELRYAERRVLDPRGLALSVLGLGLVVYGVIQGGRPSGWTSPAALLPMALGLVLLAAFVVSQSRRAVPGFDVRLFTEARFAGGSVTLLLLFFGLAGQLFYCAFYLQGVHGLSTLAAGAVMSAAAGGIVLGNQVSPALSRLLTVRWCAVAGILLSSATFGDYLLFDADTPVAWIAGTLFAQGVGIGLVVAPMTTEMMAALPPRYTGAGAAINAAARPVGSTLGVAVLGSVLATAYRGAVRPELSDLPPGPREKALDSAEAARAVARSLNRPELLAAADRAYLHAMYVTAAWTALLSLAGAVLVIGYFRPRPSTTGAGSGYGAAPSSNRAHRG; this is translated from the coding sequence GTGAGCCACCGGCCCGCCGCGCCGACCGCGGCCGGGGACGAGGGCCATACCGTGGCGACCCCCGCCCGGCAGTGGTGGACCGTGGCCGTCGCGGTCCTGGCCCAGACGCTGGTCCTGCTGGACAACACGGTCCTCAACGTGGCGATGGAAACCCTCGCCGATCCGGTCCACGGGCTCGGGGCGAGCGCGGCGGACCTGGCGTGGGCCAACGCCTCGTACTCGCTGGTCTTCGCCGCGGGCAGCTTCGCCGGTGGCGCGCTCGCCGACCGCTACGGGCCGCGTCGCACGCTGGTCGCCGGGCTGACGCTCCTGGCCTGCGCCTCCGCGCTGGCCGCGTTCTCGGACGGGGCCACGGAGCTGATCGTCACCCGCGGTTTCATGGGCGCGGGCGGGGCGCTGATCACACCGGCGACGCTGGCGATCGTCACCCGCGGTACCGCGCCGGCCGACCGGACCCGGGCGATCGCGGTCTGGGCCTCCGCGGGCGGCGCCGCCGTCGCGCTCGGACCGGTGGTCGGCGGTGCGCTGCTGACCCGGTTCTGGTGGGGCTCGGTGTTCCTGGTCAACCTTCCGGTGGTGGCGGTGTGCCTGATCGGCGCGGGTCTGCTCGTACCCGAGCTGCGCTACGCCGAGCGCAGGGTGCTCGACCCACGGGGCCTGGCGCTCTCCGTACTGGGGCTGGGCCTTGTGGTGTACGGCGTCATCCAGGGCGGCCGTCCTTCCGGATGGACGAGCCCGGCCGCGCTGCTGCCCATGGCGCTCGGCCTCGTCCTGCTGGCGGCGTTCGTGGTGTCGCAGAGCCGCCGGGCCGTGCCGGGTTTCGATGTGCGCCTGTTCACCGAGGCGCGCTTCGCGGGCGGCAGCGTGACCCTGCTGCTGCTCTTCTTCGGCCTGGCGGGGCAGCTCTTCTACTGCGCCTTCTATCTCCAGGGGGTGCACGGGCTGTCGACGCTGGCCGCCGGGGCCGTGATGTCGGCCGCCGCGGGCGGCATCGTCCTCGGCAACCAGGTCTCCCCCGCGCTGTCCCGGCTGCTGACCGTCCGCTGGTGCGCGGTCGCCGGGATACTCCTGTCGAGCGCCACCTTCGGCGACTACCTGCTCTTCGACGCGGACACCCCGGTGGCCTGGATCGCCGGGACCCTGTTCGCGCAGGGCGTCGGTATCGGGCTGGTGGTCGCGCCGATGACGACGGAGATGATGGCCGCCCTGCCACCGCGGTACACCGGGGCCGGCGCGGCGATCAACGCCGCGGCCCGGCCGGTGGGCAGCACGCTCGGGGTCGCGGTGCTCGGCTCGGTCCTCGCCACCGCCTATCGCGGGGCCGTCCGGCCCGAGCTCAGCGATCTGCCTCCCGGGCCACGGGAGAAGGCCCTGGACTCCGCGGAGGCCGCCCGGGCGGTGGCGCGGTCGCTGAACCGGCCCGAGCTGCTCGCCGCCGCGGACCGGGCCTATCTGCACGCCATGTACGTCACCGCCGCCTGGACGGCGCTGCTGTCCCTGGCCGGTGCCGTCCTCGTCATCGGATATTTCCGGCCGCGACCTTCAACGACGGGAGCAGGAAGTGGATATGGGGCTGCGCCATCTTCGAATCGTGCTCACCGTGGCTGA
- a CDS encoding LysR family transcriptional regulator has translation MLTVAESGSISHAAATLKIAQSGLSTQLRRIEQEFGGPLFRRRPNGVVPTELGVHVLGRARQLLDEFGDLLSTARALAQPAEPPRAVGLGGVDNPWVPLIAELVRERLPHHEQLTYLEPSSQAVLELLRTEKIALAVISEFPDVVPPAVREFAVRDLDTEPVLIGLSPGHRLAHRQLITLEELAEDTWVAPGDRSDGLGLSLRIACERAGFTPRFRYFGADQTTAAAIVSAGSAIGAFFAPGDHCPGVSLKRLANGRLWRRTRLVWDAESPLAGLAEDLDGGALDWRRPYAS, from the coding sequence GTGCTCACCGTGGCTGAATCGGGCAGTATCAGCCATGCGGCCGCCACCTTGAAGATCGCCCAATCCGGCCTGTCCACACAGCTCAGACGCATTGAGCAGGAATTCGGCGGGCCGCTGTTCCGCCGCCGCCCGAACGGCGTGGTGCCGACCGAGCTCGGCGTCCATGTGCTGGGGAGGGCCAGACAGTTGCTCGACGAGTTCGGCGATCTGCTCTCCACGGCGCGGGCACTGGCCCAGCCGGCCGAACCACCGCGGGCCGTCGGACTGGGCGGAGTGGACAACCCCTGGGTGCCGCTGATCGCCGAGCTCGTCCGGGAGCGGCTGCCACATCACGAACAGCTGACCTATCTGGAGCCCTCGTCCCAGGCCGTGCTGGAGCTGCTGCGCACCGAGAAGATCGCGCTCGCGGTCATCAGCGAGTTCCCGGACGTCGTGCCGCCCGCGGTCCGCGAGTTCGCCGTCCGCGACCTCGACACCGAACCGGTGCTGATCGGCCTGTCCCCCGGCCACCGGCTGGCCCACCGGCAGCTGATCACCCTCGAGGAGCTGGCCGAGGACACCTGGGTCGCGCCGGGCGACCGCTCCGACGGGCTCGGCCTGAGCCTGAGGATCGCCTGCGAGCGTGCGGGGTTCACCCCTCGGTTCCGGTACTTCGGCGCCGACCAGACGACCGCGGCGGCCATCGTGAGCGCCGGGAGCGCGATCGGGGCCTTCTTCGCACCGGGCGACCACTGCCCGGGGGTCTCGTTGAAACGGCTGGCGAACGGCCGGCTGTGGCGCCGGACGCGGCTGGTGTGGGACGCCGAGTCGCCGCTGGCCGGGCTCGCCGAGGACCTCGACGGCGGCGCGCTCGACTGGCGCCGGCCGTACGCCTCGTGA